The following proteins are encoded in a genomic region of Archocentrus centrarchus isolate MPI-CPG fArcCen1 unplaced genomic scaffold, fArcCen1 scaffold_24_ctg1, whole genome shotgun sequence:
- the mta2 gene encoding metastasis-associated protein MTA2 isoform X1, whose translation MAANMYRVGDYVYFENSSSNPYLIRRIEELNKTANGNVEAKVVCLFRRRDISGNLNTLADSNAREFEEESKQPTLSEQQKHQLKHRELFLSRQFESLPATHIRGKCNVTLLNETDVLAGYLEKEDCFFYSLVFDPVQKTLLADQGEIRVGSKYQAEIPDKLAEGESDTRVQEKLETKVWDPNNQLKDPQIDQFLVVARAVGTFARALDCSSSIRQPSLHMSAAAASRDITLFHAMDTLQKNNYDLAKAMSTLVPQGGPVLCRDEMEEWSASEAMLFEEALEKYGKDFNDIRQDFLPWKSLASVVQFYYMWKTTDRYIQQKRLKAAEADSKLKQVYIPTYTKPNPNQIMVPGSKPGMNGAAGFQKGLSCESCHTAQSPQWYAWGPPNMQCRLCASCWIYWKKYGGLKTPTQLEGATRTGSESGPRGHMTRQEVQGMSPFTRNEGRAKLLAKNRQTFILQTTKLTRIARRVCEDILQPRRAARRPYASINANAVKAECMIRLPKATKTPLKSKLVPRQSLATIVKDLAISAPLKLKATRGPPTPINRNQANQPRVGQSLLGKRGFESAAGVPYPANGRPYTSGMRTTSQSVIKRQKVSQGEAPNPVVFVATKDTRALRKHLTQSEMRRAARKPHLLVRIKLPQPPRSLTMPLLPSNTSEPIVLED comes from the exons GAGAGTTCGAGGAGGAGTCCAAGCAGCCGACGCTGTCTGAACAGCAGAAACACCAGCTCAAACACAGAGAGCTCTTCCTGTCTCGACAGTTTGAGTCTCTGCCTGCTACTCACATACG GGGAAAGTGTAACGTGACCCTTCTCAATGAAACAGATGTCTTAGCTGGATACCTGGAGAAAGAG GACTGTTTCTTCTACTCGCTCGTGTTCGACCCTGTCCAGAAGACCCTGCTGGCAGACCAGGGCGAGATTCGGGTGGGCTCCAAATACCAGGCAGAGATTCCTGATAAGCTAGCTGAGG GTGAATCGGACACCCGGGTCCAAGAGAAGCTGGAGACCAAGGTGTGGGACCCCAACAACCAGCTCAAAGACCCGCAGATCGACCAGTTCCTGGTGGTAGCAAG GGCTGTGGGTACCTTTGCTCGGGCCCTGGACTGCAGCAGCTCCATCCGCCAGCCCAGCCTCCACATGAGTGCAGCCGCAGCATCCCGAGACATCACACTG TTCCATGCTATGGACACATTGCAGAAGAACAACTATGACCTGGCCAAAGCCATGTCCACCTTGGTTCCTCAGGGAGGTCCGGTGCTCTGCCGTGACGAGATGGAGGAGTGGAGTGCCtctgaagccatgctgtttgAGGAGGCTCTGGAGAAATACGGCAAAGACTTCAATGATATCCGCCAGGACTTC CTGCCCTGGAAATCTCTAGCTAGCGTGGTCCAGTTCTACTACATGTGGAAGACTACTGACCGTTACATCCAGCAG AAACGACTAAAAGCGGCAGAAGCAGACAGCAAGCTGAAGCAGGTGTACATCCCTACCTA TACCAAACCCAACCCCAACCAGATCATGGTGCCTGGCAGCAAGCCTGGGATGAACGGAGCCGCGGGCTTTCAGAAAGGACTCAGCTGTGAGAGCTGCCACA CGGCTCAGTCTCCTCAGTGGTACGCCTGGGGTCCCCCAAACATGCAGTGCAGACTGTGCGCCTCCTGCTGGATCTACTGGAAGAAATATGGAGGTCTAAAGACTCCCACGCAGCTTGAGGGTGCCACTAGAACTGGCTCT GAGTCAGGCCCCCGTGGTCACATGACACGCCAGGAGGTACAGGGAATGTCGCCGTTTACCCGCAACGAAGGTCGAGCCAAGCTGCTGGCCAAGAACCGCCAGACATTCATCCTGCAGACCACCAAGCTGACCCGCATCGCTCGACGGGTGTGCGAAGACATCCTGCAGCCTCGGCGTGCCGCACGGCGCCCCTACGCCTCCATCAACGCCAACGCCGTCAAGGCCGAGT GTATGATCAGGCTGCCCAAAGCCACAAAAACTCCTCTGAAGAGCAAGCTGGTGCCTCGACAGTCACTGGCCACCATAGTGAAGGATTTGG ccatctctGCTCCTCTGAAACTGAAGGCAACCAGAGGACCCCCGACGCCCATCAACAGGAACCAGGCCAACCAGCCTCGAGTGGGCCAGAGCCTGCTGGGCAAGAGAGGCTTTGAAAGC GCTGCAGGGGTGCCATACCCAGCCAATGGGAGGCCATATACTTCAGGTATGAGAACCACGTCTCAGTCAGTCATCAAACGGCAGAAAGTCAGCCAGGGAGAAGCTCCCAACCCTGTGGTGTTTGTTGCCACGAAGGACACCAG GGCTCTGAGGAAACATCTCACCCAGTCTGAGATGCGCCGGGCAGCAAGGAAACCTCATCTCCTGGTGCGGATCAAACTGCCACAGCCACCACGCTCCCTGACCATGCCCCTCCTCCCCTCCAACACCAGCGAACCCATCGTCCTGGAGGACTGA
- the mta2 gene encoding metastasis-associated protein MTA2 isoform X2 — MELDLKERCYYVYFENSSSNPYLIRRIEELNKTANGNVEAKVVCLFRRRDISGNLNTLADSNAREFEEESKQPTLSEQQKHQLKHRELFLSRQFESLPATHIRGKCNVTLLNETDVLAGYLEKEDCFFYSLVFDPVQKTLLADQGEIRVGSKYQAEIPDKLAEGESDTRVQEKLETKVWDPNNQLKDPQIDQFLVVARAVGTFARALDCSSSIRQPSLHMSAAAASRDITLFHAMDTLQKNNYDLAKAMSTLVPQGGPVLCRDEMEEWSASEAMLFEEALEKYGKDFNDIRQDFLPWKSLASVVQFYYMWKTTDRYIQQKRLKAAEADSKLKQVYIPTYTKPNPNQIMVPGSKPGMNGAAGFQKGLSCESCHTAQSPQWYAWGPPNMQCRLCASCWIYWKKYGGLKTPTQLEGATRTGSESGPRGHMTRQEVQGMSPFTRNEGRAKLLAKNRQTFILQTTKLTRIARRVCEDILQPRRAARRPYASINANAVKAECMIRLPKATKTPLKSKLVPRQSLATIVKDLAISAPLKLKATRGPPTPINRNQANQPRVGQSLLGKRGFESAAGVPYPANGRPYTSGMRTTSQSVIKRQKVSQGEAPNPVVFVATKDTRALRKHLTQSEMRRAARKPHLLVRIKLPQPPRSLTMPLLPSNTSEPIVLED; from the exons GAGAGTTCGAGGAGGAGTCCAAGCAGCCGACGCTGTCTGAACAGCAGAAACACCAGCTCAAACACAGAGAGCTCTTCCTGTCTCGACAGTTTGAGTCTCTGCCTGCTACTCACATACG GGGAAAGTGTAACGTGACCCTTCTCAATGAAACAGATGTCTTAGCTGGATACCTGGAGAAAGAG GACTGTTTCTTCTACTCGCTCGTGTTCGACCCTGTCCAGAAGACCCTGCTGGCAGACCAGGGCGAGATTCGGGTGGGCTCCAAATACCAGGCAGAGATTCCTGATAAGCTAGCTGAGG GTGAATCGGACACCCGGGTCCAAGAGAAGCTGGAGACCAAGGTGTGGGACCCCAACAACCAGCTCAAAGACCCGCAGATCGACCAGTTCCTGGTGGTAGCAAG GGCTGTGGGTACCTTTGCTCGGGCCCTGGACTGCAGCAGCTCCATCCGCCAGCCCAGCCTCCACATGAGTGCAGCCGCAGCATCCCGAGACATCACACTG TTCCATGCTATGGACACATTGCAGAAGAACAACTATGACCTGGCCAAAGCCATGTCCACCTTGGTTCCTCAGGGAGGTCCGGTGCTCTGCCGTGACGAGATGGAGGAGTGGAGTGCCtctgaagccatgctgtttgAGGAGGCTCTGGAGAAATACGGCAAAGACTTCAATGATATCCGCCAGGACTTC CTGCCCTGGAAATCTCTAGCTAGCGTGGTCCAGTTCTACTACATGTGGAAGACTACTGACCGTTACATCCAGCAG AAACGACTAAAAGCGGCAGAAGCAGACAGCAAGCTGAAGCAGGTGTACATCCCTACCTA TACCAAACCCAACCCCAACCAGATCATGGTGCCTGGCAGCAAGCCTGGGATGAACGGAGCCGCGGGCTTTCAGAAAGGACTCAGCTGTGAGAGCTGCCACA CGGCTCAGTCTCCTCAGTGGTACGCCTGGGGTCCCCCAAACATGCAGTGCAGACTGTGCGCCTCCTGCTGGATCTACTGGAAGAAATATGGAGGTCTAAAGACTCCCACGCAGCTTGAGGGTGCCACTAGAACTGGCTCT GAGTCAGGCCCCCGTGGTCACATGACACGCCAGGAGGTACAGGGAATGTCGCCGTTTACCCGCAACGAAGGTCGAGCCAAGCTGCTGGCCAAGAACCGCCAGACATTCATCCTGCAGACCACCAAGCTGACCCGCATCGCTCGACGGGTGTGCGAAGACATCCTGCAGCCTCGGCGTGCCGCACGGCGCCCCTACGCCTCCATCAACGCCAACGCCGTCAAGGCCGAGT GTATGATCAGGCTGCCCAAAGCCACAAAAACTCCTCTGAAGAGCAAGCTGGTGCCTCGACAGTCACTGGCCACCATAGTGAAGGATTTGG ccatctctGCTCCTCTGAAACTGAAGGCAACCAGAGGACCCCCGACGCCCATCAACAGGAACCAGGCCAACCAGCCTCGAGTGGGCCAGAGCCTGCTGGGCAAGAGAGGCTTTGAAAGC GCTGCAGGGGTGCCATACCCAGCCAATGGGAGGCCATATACTTCAGGTATGAGAACCACGTCTCAGTCAGTCATCAAACGGCAGAAAGTCAGCCAGGGAGAAGCTCCCAACCCTGTGGTGTTTGTTGCCACGAAGGACACCAG GGCTCTGAGGAAACATCTCACCCAGTCTGAGATGCGCCGGGCAGCAAGGAAACCTCATCTCCTGGTGCGGATCAAACTGCCACAGCCACCACGCTCCCTGACCATGCCCCTCCTCCCCTCCAACACCAGCGAACCCATCGTCCTGGAGGACTGA